One genomic region from Drosophila busckii strain San Diego stock center, stock number 13000-0081.31 chromosome 3R, ASM1175060v1, whole genome shotgun sequence encodes:
- the LOC108604024 gene encoding protein kinase C isoform X3 — protein sequence MLKSNRLWPSTRSSKNALALIDDAVLCVVVYIRSMGTSSWQHFYASQPFVHIAASLFVCTLVVHKKCHLSVVSKCPGMRDEQAKVEVVPAGQRFNVNVPHRFVVHSYKRFTFCDHCGSLLYGLIKQGLQCETCYMNVHKRCQKNVANTCGINTKQMAEILSQLGISPDKQGQQPRRSKYLSQAGGEDNYAAALCGEGADNAAGTSFRSGTLSADSLATSTTTLTSGYNSSSCMSLVVGAGDSRPGKCSLLDFNFIKVLGKGSFGKVMLAEKKGTDEIYAIKVLKKDAIIQDDDVDCTMTEKRILALAANHPFLTALHSCFQTPDRLFFVMEYVNGGDLMFQIQKARRFEASRAAFYAAEVTLALQFLHTHGVIYRDLKLDNILLDQEGHCKLADFGMCKEGIMNGMLTTTFCGTPDYIAPEILKEQEYGASVDWWALGVLMYEMMAGQPPFEADNEDELFDSIMHDDVLYPVWLSREAVSILKGFLTKNPEQRLGCTGDENEIRKHPFFNKLDWKELEKRNIKPPFRPKMKNPRDANNFDAEFTKEEPVLTPIGNDVIRCINQDEFAGFSFVNPKFGPERKVF from the exons TCTGCACCTTAGTTGTACATAAGAAATGTCATCTGTCTGTGGTCTCCAAATGTCCTGGCATGCGCGATGAG CAAGCCAAAGTGGAGGTGGTGCCGGCTGGACAAAGGTTCAATGTCAATGTGCCGCATCGGTTCGTGGTGCACAGTTATAAGCGCTTTACATTCTGCGATCATTGCGGCTCCCTGCTCTATGGCCTGATCAAGCAAGGCCTGCAATGCGAAACCTGTTACATGAATGTGCATAAGCGTTGCCAGAAGAATGTGGCCAATACGTGCGGCATTAATACCAAGCAAATGGCTGAAATACTCAGCCAGCTGGGCATCTCGCCGGATAAGCAGGGCCAGCAGCCGCGTCGCTCCAAGTACTTGAGTCAGGCTGGCGGCGAGGATAACTATGCAGCCGCGCTATGTGGCGAGGGTGCTGACAATGCGGCCGGCACATCATTTCGCAGCGGTACTTTGTCAGCGGATAGCTTGGCCACGTCCACAACCACGCTAACCAGTGGCtataatagcagcagctgcatgagcCTCGTCGTTGGTGCTGGCGACTCACGTCCGGGCAAATGTTCGCTGCTGGACTTTAACTTTATCAAGGTGCTGGGCAAGGGATCGTTTGGCAAGGTCATGCTGGCCGAGAAGAAGGGCACCGATGAAATCTATGCCATCAAGGTGCTGAAGAAAGATGCCATCATACAGGACGACGATGTGGACTGTACAATGACCGAGAAGCGCATTCTGGCCTTGGCCGCCAATCATCCGTTCTTAACGGCACTGCACTCGTGCTTTCAAACACCCGATCGCTTGTTCTTTGTCATGGAATATGTGAACGGTGGCGATCTGATGTTTCAAATACAAAAGGCGCGACGCTTTGAGGCGTCACGCGCTGCATTTTATGCCGCCGAAGTTACGCTGGCATTGCAATTTCTGCATACCCATGGAGTTATCTATCGCGATTTGAAACTGGATAACATACTGCTCGACCAGGAGGGCCACTGTAAGCTCGCTGACTTTGGCATGTGCAAGGAGGGCATAATGAATGGCATGCTGACTACAACATTTTGCGGCACACCGGATTACATTGCACCGGAAATTCTCAAGGAGCAGGAATACGGCGCCTCGGTAGACTGGTGGGCGCTTGGTGTGCTCATGTATGAAATGATGGCCGGCCAGCCGCCGTTTGAGGCGGACAATGAGGATGAGCTATTCGATTCGATTATGCACGATGATGTGCTGTATCCAGTTTGGCTGTCCCGCGAAGCAGTGTCCATACTAAAAG GTTTTCTCACCAAGAATCCTGAGCAGCGCTTGGGCTGTACTGGCgatgaaaatgaaatacgAAAACATCCGTTTTTCAATAAGCTGGACTGGAAGGAACTGGAGAAACGCAACATAAAGCCACCATTCCGACCAAAAATG AAAAACCCACGCGATGCCAATAACTTTGATGCCGAGTTCACCAAAGAGGAGCCAGTACTCACACCAATTGGCAATGATGTTATACGCTGCATCAATCAGGATGAATTTGCTGGCTTCTCGTTTGTCAATCCCAAATTTGGGCCAGAGCGTAAAGTGTTTTAA